aattttatttttttttataaaaatcattaatttttgtaaaaatatctaaggaattcacaaaaaaaaaagaataatttttgacattttccattaaaaattaaaaaaaaaaattattttaaattattattttttttttttattaaatttaaattattttttttttttcaattttcctcattttcagGGTCATTGGAGAAAAGGAACAAGTAGTTGGAGCAGGTCTCAGTATCCTAACACGCACAATCGACACCGAACAGAAAGCTTGGAGGAAACGCCAAGTCGCTtacaaaatctcacaaaaatcCACAGTGAAACAAGCTGTCACCGATATCATTCTTTGCTCAAAATCCAAGACACCGCCAGCTGGATGGATCAGTGCTGGGTAAAAAATCTccctttaaatcaatttttaacgatttttaatcgaatttcatcattttcagtGAGATAAACGGCATTCTCGTGTGCTATAAGACTGAATCAATCACCGCAACAAAACGCCCAGCACCTCCAACTCCGACAAAAGAAACCGAAACTTCAATCACGAACAATATCCAGCAACAAATTGACCGCTTAAAGTTGTATCCGGAccccaaaaacaacaacaatcccGTTCCGCCGCCTCGTAACAAACGAATTTCGTCCACGATCGACGACGAATACGAAATTATCGATCCCGGGTATCAACTTTCCCCAAATAGACCAGCTCCGCCTGCTCCCACAACAAACGGAAATTCATCGACACAAGACGACACCAGTATTCCTTACGACACTCACACCCTGTACTACGCATCGGCAGCTGAAATGCTCGGAGTGCCCTTCAAACTAAGTTCGCTCATCAAAAAGACAGCGCCTTTCACGTTACCATcgtttgacttgaaaaaaggCATCAGCGACATGGATTACTCGTTTCAACTGGAACGACAGATTCTCTGCACCACCAAGTCAGATCGGCTCGCAAATCcattttttcattagtttttaAGGACTTTTTTCTACCGTACCGTACatcataagaaaataattaatcaaaggAATCAAGAGTGCCCTCTCCCCTTAGATTTGGATCAAAAAGTGATCCATTTAGTATTCTAAAGAAAACAGTAAACCCTTAGTGATAATATGACGAATTTTAATCATGAATGTGTTAAAGAAGAGAATAAAAACCCAGAAGTGTCAAttatattgatgaaaaaaaaaatattgaaactagTGAGAAATGTTTATAAACGAATTTTCGTttagaattaataataaaatattgtagtcgagaattttgatcaaaataaagttttttttcatgtctactatttaattttttgtgttttattcttagagtttttccaaaaatttctcttgcTTCTTccctcatattttttataaaattatttttttttttactttgaatatttaaatattaaattaattaaacctaaccttaattatttaattaaggccgctaatttattttaaaaaataattgaatcccaaaaactttttttgcaaaattatttttttaaaaaaaattttaaatacttttttcacacaaaatgaaaaattttaactattttttgtgttaaaatattttagttattttatggtatctacattatctttgataatttaaaattatctcagagaatttttttaaaatttttgtcccaacaaaaaaatttggggcaaaataaaaaaaactgttaaaaaattttgaaaaatgaatatttttttttagaagaaaaaaaaattttaagctttttgaagaaaattcatgttaaaattttttttctacaaaaatttttcaaaaattgaaaatttttttttcaattttttttgtgaaaaaagtatttttcatttgtaaaatttttgaaaaaatatgaaaaaagaaaaaaacggtcaatttattatgtcattttgtatactttttttttttttttgcccccttggattttcgaaaaaaatggggcatgggacaaaaagttaaaaattaaatttggagcggcctaaaaataattaaactaaataacgggcggaaaaaaatttgcacaatTGCAGTTTTTATAAACTGAGaaaaaacgatttaaaaaatttgaaaaatacgtttttgagctgttaaaattatttaaaactaaaacttcttgaaaatttgcttaaaacatttaaataattggccaataaaaaaattttttgtgctttgggaaa
The sequence above is drawn from the Culicoides brevitarsis isolate CSIRO-B50_1 chromosome 1, AGI_CSIRO_Cbre_v1, whole genome shotgun sequence genome and encodes:
- the LOC134837106 gene encoding uncharacterized protein LOC134837106 — protein: MANKTQFFTNQLINIMPDSRPITSLSVVEDYEKCPKNFKVLHRTFDADMDADLWREHNILFGKRTSRYLCISKTEGNPEQVIETLKVIGEKEQVVGAGLSILTRTIDTEQKAWRKRQVAYKISQKSTVKQAVTDIILCSKSKTPPAGWISAGEINGILVCYKTESITATKRPAPPTPTKETETSITNNIQQQIDRLKLYPDPKNNNNPVPPPRNKRISSTIDDEYEIIDPGYQLSPNRPAPPAPTTNGNSSTQDDTSIPYDTHTLYYASAAEMLGVPFKLSSLIKKTAPFTLPSFDLKKGISDMDYSFQLERQILCTTKSDRLANPFFH